Genomic window (Sediminispirochaeta smaragdinae DSM 11293):
CATGGTTGAATACGCTCGGGTTGGAGCCCTCAAGGACATATCGAATTTTGTAGAGAATGAACTTTCTCCATCAATTGGGTCCGGTGCCTTAGGCGTATACGGCTACGACGGGAAGTATTACGGGGCTCCCTACGACATGGGGGCGGTGGGCCTCTGGTATAACAAGGCGGTCTTTGCCGAACTTGGAGTCGATGTCCCGAAGACCTGGCCCGAATTACTCGACATCGTGAAGAAGGCAAAGGCCGCGGGATATATCCCCATTGCTCTCGGTGGCGGTGACCGCTGGCCGGCCCATTACTGGTGGGTCTATCTTGCCATGCGAATCGGCGGGCAAGAGGCCTTCAATGCCGCCTATGACGGATCGGGTTCTTTTAAGGATGAGACCTTTGTGAAGGCAGGAGAGATGCTTCTTGATCTTGCCGCTTTGGAACCCTTTCAGACCGGATTTCTCGGCTCTACCTATGATGACGAGAGCGCTCTGGTAGGAAACGGAAAGGCCGCCATGGAACTCATGGGCCAGTGGGCTCCGGCTGTCCAGGCTGCCAATTCCGAGAGCGGAAAGGGAATCGGCGACGATCTCGGCTGGTTCTCATTTCCTGCGATTCCCGGCGGTGTCGGTAAAAATAGCGATGTTATGGGAGGTGGCAACGGTTATGTGATCGGTGCAAACGCTCCCGATGCGGCTCTGGATTTCCTGAAGTTCTTTCTCTCCAGGGAGAACAACATGGAATTGCATAAGGTCGAAGGTATCATTCCCGTGGTAAAGGGGGCCGAAGAGGTTCTTGCATCGAATCCCAATGCAGTGAAAATCGCCCAGGCGGTTGCCGGTGCAGACTATTATCAGCTGTACTATGATCAGTTTCTGCCTCCATCTGTAGGGGAGACAATCAAGGATGCGGTTATGGCCCTGCTTGCGGGAAAGGCAAGCCCGGAAGAAGCTGCGACCATGATCGACGACTCCTGGCAGGCCGAGAAATAGCCATGCTGTGAAAAAGAGGGCCTCCTTCGAGAGGTCCTCTTGCCCACAAGGAAATACAATCACCATGATGTCTTTAAACAATAAAACGATATACTCGGTGAAAAAAGCCGGCCTTGTTTTTCTGCTCATCACTCCTGCCTTTCTGCTTTTTTTGCTTTTTGTCGTCGTACCTGTCATACAGGCCGGTCATTACTCCGTGTATAGATGGAAGGGACTCGGCCCTCTGGAGCAGTTCGTCGGATTGGGGAACTTTTTTCGAATGTTCGGCGAGGATATATTCCTGACCGCTCTTTGGAACAATCTGAAAGTGGTAATCCTGTCCCTGCTTTTGCAGCTCCCGGTCGCCTTCTTTTTTGCACTCTTGATCGGTAGAAAGCGATTCCCCGGTTCCATGCTTTTTCGTGGTATCTATTTTTTCCCCTATATTTTGGCAGAAATCGCAATCGGTATCATCTGGAAATTTATCTATAATCCGGAATTCGGACTTCCGACCATGATCGCCTCCTTTGTAAGCGGTGGAGAGACGAAGATTGCCCTGCTTGGAAGTACCGAACACGCCTTTACCGCGATTTTTATCGTCATTTTCTGGAAATATATCGGTTTCCACATGATTCTCTACATAGCAGGTCTTCAGAATGTTCCCGATGAGTTGGAGGAGGCTGCGATTATCGATGGGGCATCGAAATTACAGGTTGTTTTTCATGTCATCATTCCCTGCATGCGCAATACCATAGTCATATCCGTTTTCCTCTCCGTTGTCGGCGCCTTCAATATCTTTGATGTTGTCTGGGCCATGGGACAGGGCGGGCCGGTCCATTCGACCGAAACCTTGG
Coding sequences:
- a CDS encoding extracellular solute-binding protein → MNRRTSITISLVLCLVVTGSLFAGGESEKNAESGKTTITWWALSGGGGADDVREIYRRNLIKEYETAHPDVDIELTMLENEAFKQKVQVAIQAGNPPDIFHSWGGGVMVEYARVGALKDISNFVENELSPSIGSGALGVYGYDGKYYGAPYDMGAVGLWYNKAVFAELGVDVPKTWPELLDIVKKAKAAGYIPIALGGGDRWPAHYWWVYLAMRIGGQEAFNAAYDGSGSFKDETFVKAGEMLLDLAALEPFQTGFLGSTYDDESALVGNGKAAMELMGQWAPAVQAANSESGKGIGDDLGWFSFPAIPGGVGKNSDVMGGGNGYVIGANAPDAALDFLKFFLSRENNMELHKVEGIIPVVKGAEEVLASNPNAVKIAQAVAGADYYQLYYDQFLPPSVGETIKDAVMALLAGKASPEEAATMIDDSWQAEK
- a CDS encoding carbohydrate ABC transporter permease produces the protein MKKAGLVFLLITPAFLLFLLFVVVPVIQAGHYSVYRWKGLGPLEQFVGLGNFFRMFGEDIFLTALWNNLKVVILSLLLQLPVAFFFALLIGRKRFPGSMLFRGIYFFPYILAEIAIGIIWKFIYNPEFGLPTMIASFVSGGETKIALLGSTEHAFTAIFIVIFWKYIGFHMILYIAGLQNVPDELEEAAIIDGASKLQVVFHVIIPCMRNTIVISVFLSVVGAFNIFDVVWAMGQGGPVHSTETLVTYLYNFGFKRFAFGYGSAVAIVIFLICLVFNLFYQKYIVGESK